GAATTTCTGCTTTGATAAACTTGGCCTATTATTGATAAATTTATAAAGTTAATAGAGTTATTGGGCTCAAAATTGGGCTCAATAACTTTTTTCTTTATCGGCCATCTTATAGATACCATTTTTGATAAATTTTTCCTATTTGTCTATTCAACAAGAAACTTAAAAAAGGACCAGATTTACAAATCTGCTCCTTTCATCAATACTTACTATGACGCCTTCTTCCCGGCCTTTAGCATCGCTACTTTTGTGTACGGCTTTGACGATGAGATCTGTTTGTTGTCCGAGCAGTGTGCGTCCCTGTATGTTTATATGTTTCCTCTTAATTATTGTTTTAACAATTCAATAATTTCATCCTGGGCCTGTCTGCCCTCCCTAAAAAATCTAGCCAAGGGATAGCAGTGACACATTCCTTTACCTACAATGATTTCGTATGGAGCTTTGTATTTTTCCATTGCTTTTTTAAATTCCTCCGCAAAGGCATAGAGGCATTCATTTTCGCCGTAATAAAAATATGTTTTCGGAAAGTCGGTAAAATCTCCCACAGTTCCGTCAAGCATATATTCAGGCAGATCTTTATCGCCTTTTGTAATTTCCCTTGCCGTTTTAAAATATGTAGGTTCAATTATTATGTCTTTGTGATTAAGTGCATTTACTCTTTCCCAAATCTCTTTATTTTCTTTTAGATTTACATCGGGTATGCCGCCCGGTGATACTGAAATTATTTTGCCGGGCATTTTAACAGGTCTTCCAATTGCATTGTTGTGCAAAAATATTCCTATTGCCAGACAAGCTCCTGATGAAAATCCCAGGACACTTATGTTTTCCGCCTTATAACTTTCTGTCATCAGCCTATAGGTTTCAAATGAAACTTCGTATGTCTTATCTATCTTTACATCTTCCGAGCAAAGTGGATAGAATAAAAACCAAACATCTTTGCCGGTTTGTTCCATTATTCTTTCCGACAAAGCAAAATCCAATTTGTCAGGTTGTGTAATCATTCCACCGCCAAATAGATATAGTACTGCTCCCTCTGCATGGCTCTTATTTTTTTGATAGGATATAAGCCTGTATCCCATAACGTCTCTTACAATGAGATCGTAATTTTTTCTCTCGGCTCTTTTCCTCGCTTTATCTAAATCAAATACCGCCTTTGAGTTTTTTCCCTTTGCATACTCAAGCATCTCTTCTTTGTTCTTTAAAAACACTTTTTTGACACCGGCAAGTCTTACTATTGTCGATGCAATTTTATATGCAACGCTCATTTCACCCCTCCGATTGATACTCAATTAATCTCAATTCCCAAAATTTAACATCTATAGATAATCCTTGTAAACTGGGTTCATTCTCTATTGCCTGTAATAAAGTAAAGGGAGTTACACATCATTTTCTAGATAGTCTCCGGCGGATTATTTTCTCCCAATAAGAAGGGTTGAACCGTAAAGTCCTAACAATAAAGCTTCTTTGTGACCCATAAAAAGACCCTTTGTTGTATCAATTAATTGCACATCTTCGTAGCCATCTTTTTTAAGCTTTTCGATAAATTTATTCATATCTCCGTATCTTGACTTACTCATCAAATCATGAATAACAAAAACTCCACCTTTTTTAAGTACACGAAGTGTTTCTAGTAAAAGTTTTTGTTTATTTTTCCCCGTTATATTGTGATAAACATAGTTGCTTGTTACTGCATCAAAGCTCTCATCTTCAAATGGAAGCTTGACCGCATTGCCATTTTCAAAGCTCACATTTGTTACTCCCTCAGCCCTCGCATTGTCCTGGCAGAGCTTCTTTGAAAATTCACCCTTATATCCCCCGCTCCATATGTCACAACCCACCATGGTCGCTTTTGGATTTCTTTTTGCACATGCTATGGTAAGTGCACCGCTGCCACATCCTACATCAAGTCCAACTCCACCATCCGGTATCTCAACATACTCTGCGACACCTTCTATAATAGTTTTGGCGAGTTTTCTCTTACCCTTGTAATCAAAAGTTCGATACATATGAGAAAGCATGATTGAAAAGAATAAAAGTATCAAGGCTGCAAGTCCCAAAATAATTCCCCAGATAGTCCTTTGCCTTCCTTGAAGAATGAGGTCACTTGCACCAAATAAGATGAATAAAATAAGACATACAATACTTTCAGCAATCTTAGCCTTCAACAATCTTTTAGGAACCCAGTTTTTGTAGTCAGCTTTTGTCTTGTTATCAATAAAATTTGATTGTTTCATAAAAATTTCTCCTGTAAATAATAATTTTAATCTTTTGCCTTATAAGCTTATAAATTCACATTAGTATAGTTTATCAATAAGCTTAGGTAGTAAATAAAATATATTAAGTTAAACCAACCACCGCGAATAATCATGTGCAATCCCTTTGGCAATCTCCCGGCAAGAGGAGTGAGAGTCAAAAGAAATATAGGTGTAAATAGAGCTTGCCATATTGGAAATACTGTGAATCCAAATAAAATTATCAATGTTGTTCCTATGTTTGCTATAGCCATAGTTCCAAAAACCATTTTTGCTTGAAATTTTAAAAATTTTAAAAATTCATCAAAGGCTCCCTTGTTTTCGTATCTTGATAAAAGGCCTAAGTAGGCACATTGAATATGATAAGAGCCTCCCAGTATCATGCCAAAAATATTTATTAAAAATACAAAGCACGCAAGACTTAAATAATTTTCTTGACATGATAAAACAATATGATAAAAGCCAATACAATAAATAAAGGCAGATATTGGACCTAAAAGACCACCAAGGTATAATCTTTTTGTGCTAACATTTTTCATTATGCCAATAATGCTATTTATAGTATCTTTGCCATCGTAATCATTTGGATCATAATATAAAATCATGTCTCCCAAAAACATCAAGAATGAACCCAAGAGACCTATTAAGATACATTTGTTTAAGGTCATAAGTCTAACTCCTTTTTATATTAAATGATATTTATTATCATTATAATTATAGCATCTAACATAACACAGATTCCTTTCAATTATATGATTTACTGCGTTAAACTAAATAAAAAATAAAGGCAGTCCAAAGACTGCCTTTATTTTTTATCATATTGGAATAATCTATACCACTTTCAGGTTCTTCGAAATAGACAAATGGAGAGTCCCTATACATAACAGATGCTATTGCAAGTCTTTGCTTCTGTCCTCCTAATAAATAAATTCTTCTGCCATTTTTGTCTTTACTATTAAATTCTTGTAAACCTTTGATTTTTGTAAAAGCTCTTCATGGTCACCTTGGCTTTCTACTCTTCCGTTTTCAAGAACTACTATCTTGTCTGCATTTTCTATGGACTTCATTCTGTGTGAAATAATGACAACTGTCTTATCTTTAATTAAATTACTTAATGACTCTTGAATTTTTTTCTCGTTGTCAACATCAAGGCTTGCTGTAATTTCGTCTAATATCAATATCGGTGCATCTTTTAAGAAGGCTCTGGCTATAGATAACCTTTGTCTTTCTCCGCCTGATAGCTCAGCACCGTTTTCACCGATAACTGTATCAAAACCCTTATCCATTTTTTCTATAAAATCTGTGCAATTGGCAAGCTCTGCTGCTTTTATAACTTCTTCGTCACTTGCATCTTGCTTTCCAATCCTAATATTTTCCATGACGCTTTGATTAAAAAGAACCACATCTTGGAAAACTATTGAGACCTTATCAAAAAGAGATTCTGTTGATATTTCTTTTATATCTTTGCCATCAATTAAGATTTGTCCATCGTCATAATCATAAAGTCTTGATATGAGTTTCAAGATAGTTGTTTTACCGCATCCACTTGCTCCCACCAAAGCAGTTACCTCTCCTTGCTTAGCTTTAAAATTTATTCCATTTAAAAATTTTGCGTCTTTATTGTAAGAAAATTCAACATCTTTTAGATCAATATCAAATTTTTTCAAATTATAGTCTTCGCCCTCTTGTAATTCTTGATTTTGAATTTCTTTAAGTCTTTCAATCTTTGGCGTTAAATAAAATATCTCCATCATGCCCTCTTTGGATGCATCTAGAGAGTCTTTTATCTTCATAGCCGCTAGTAAATATCCTATAAGGTAGAGAGGGCTTATCTCTTTATTAATAATTAGATTTACCCCAACAAGTATTACGACAGCAAGGGAAATAAAGCTAAATATTGAAGATATGGACATAGTTAAAATAAGTCCTATTTCTGTCTTTAAGTGGACTTTTTCACTTTTATCCATTTTTTCATACAGCTTTTCTTTCATTTCCTCTGATAAGCCATAGGCTTTAATCTCCATTTGCATCTCGATATTTTCTTGAAAACTTTCAGAGTTTTCTCTTAAGGCGTCATAATATCTTTTCTCTCCCTTAACTGAATGTTTTTTAGATAAAGGTATAAATATAAAACTTAGAATCGTTGGAATAATTACAGCTAAACCCATCTTGACATTGCCCACTAGCATCATGATGGATATAAGCGGGAAGAATAGTGCCATGCCGCCCACTTTTGGTATCGAGTGGCTCATTGCATGCTCTATGCCTTCAATATCAGCCATAATTGTTTGTGAGAGATCGGAAATATCATGCTTAGAAAAGTATGATAGAGGTAGTTTTGATAAATTCTCTGCTGTTCTTACCCTTAAATCTGCACTTTCTTGATATGTTGTGCTATATAATTTATCGTATTCGATAGAAAGCAAAATATACATTGCTATCAAAGTCAAAACTGAGAATGCTAGATAAAATCCCTTGCTTTTGTCAATATTCTCCAAAACTTCTTGCGCAAAAATCATTAGTAATATGGCAGGAAGCATGGTTATACAATAAACCAAAAATGAGGACAGTGTTGCTTTAGTTAAATTCTTCGCTCCTTTATCTGTAAGAGCAAATCTTTTTTTATAAAACTCCTTCATTTAAAACTCTCCATTCATTCGCACTGTTAAAGAGCTCTTGCAGTCTCTTATACCTTGTATCTCTTGACATTAATTCTTTGTCAGAACCTCTTTCTATAATTTTTCCATTATCCATTACAAGAATTTCATCTACATCTTTAATTGTAGAAAGTCTATGAGCAATCATGATAACTGTTTTATCCTTCATAAGGTTCTTGAAAGCTTTTTGTAGTTCAAACTCGTTATCCGGGTCAATAGATGCTGATGCTTCATCCATAATAATAATTTTGGAATCCTTCAAAATTGCTCTGGCAATTGCAATTCTTTGTTTTTCTCCACCGGATAAATAAACTCCTTTTGAGCCTATGATTGTCTTTTCTCTTTCAGGGAATTTGTCTAATATCAAATCGCATCCTGCTAATCTTAAGGCCCTCATGACATCATCTTTGACCGCGTCTTTATTGGCTAAAGCAACATTGTCATAAATGCTATTCTTGAATAATTTTGAATCTTGAAAAACAAAGGAGATAGCTTTAATTAAGGCTTCGTCAGAATATTCAGATATTGGCATACCGCCTATCTTTATGCTTCCTTCATTAACATTGTAAAAACCTGATATAAGTTTTGCTACTGTTGATTTACCTGATCCAGATGAACCGACAAGTGCATAGGACTTCCCTTCTTTCAATTTAAAGGATAAGTTTTCAATGACGGCTTTATCATTATAAGCAAAGCTTACATTGTCAAAGTCTATATTATAGTTTTTGAAATTATTGACATTACCATGCACCAATTTGTCTTTTTGCATATCTTCGTAAAGCGCCTCTAAGGT
Above is a genomic segment from Negativicoccus succinicivorans containing:
- a CDS encoding DUF6796 family protein, producing MTLNKCILIGLLGSFLMFLGDMILYYDPNDYDGKDTINSIIGIMKNVSTKRLYLGGLLGPISAFIYCIGFYHIVLSCQENYLSLACFVFLINIFGMILGGSYHIQCAYLGLLSRYENKGAFDEFLKFLKFQAKMVFGTMAIANIGTTLIILFGFTVFPIWQALFTPIFLLTLTPLAGRLPKGLHMIIRGGWFNLIYFIYYLSLLINYTNVNL
- a CDS encoding ABC transporter ATP-binding protein, whose translation is MKEFYKKRFALTDKGAKNLTKATLSSFLVYCITMLPAILLMIFAQEVLENIDKSKGFYLAFSVLTLIAMYILLSIEYDKLYSTTYQESADLRVRTAENLSKLPLSYFSKHDISDLSQTIMADIEGIEHAMSHSIPKVGGMALFFPLISIMMLVGNVKMGLAVIIPTILSFIFIPLSKKHSVKGEKRYYDALRENSESFQENIEMQMEIKAYGLSEEMKEKLYEKMDKSEKVHLKTEIGLILTMSISSIFSFISLAVVILVGVNLIINKEISPLYLIGYLLAAMKIKDSLDASKEGMMEIFYLTPKIERLKEIQNQELQEGEDYNLKKFDIDLKDVEFSYNKDAKFLNGINFKAKQGEVTALVGASGCGKTTILKLISRLYDYDDGQILIDGKDIKEISTESLFDKVSIVFQDVVLFNQSVMENIRIGKQDASDEEVIKAAELANCTDFIEKMDKGFDTVIGENGAELSGGERQRLSIARAFLKDAPILILDEITASLDVDNEKKIQESLSNLIKDKTVVIISHRMKSIENADKIVVLENGRVESQGDHEELLQKSKVYKNLIVKTKMAEEFIY
- a CDS encoding class I SAM-dependent methyltransferase encodes the protein MKQSNFIDNKTKADYKNWVPKRLLKAKIAESIVCLILFILFGASDLILQGRQRTIWGIILGLAALILLFFSIMLSHMYRTFDYKGKRKLAKTIIEGVAEYVEIPDGGVGLDVGCGSGALTIACAKRNPKATMVGCDIWSGGYKGEFSKKLCQDNARAEGVTNVSFENGNAVKLPFEDESFDAVTSNYVYHNITGKNKQKLLLETLRVLKKGGVFVIHDLMSKSRYGDMNKFIEKLKKDGYEDVQLIDTTKGLFMGHKEALLLGLYGSTLLIGRK
- a CDS encoding alpha/beta hydrolase, whose amino-acid sequence is MSVAYKIASTIVRLAGVKKVFLKNKEEMLEYAKGKNSKAVFDLDKARKRAERKNYDLIVRDVMGYRLISYQKNKSHAEGAVLYLFGGGMITQPDKLDFALSERIMEQTGKDVWFLFYPLCSEDVKIDKTYEVSFETYRLMTESYKAENISVLGFSSGACLAIGIFLHNNAIGRPVKMPGKIISVSPGGIPDVNLKENKEIWERVNALNHKDIIIEPTYFKTAREITKGDKDLPEYMLDGTVGDFTDFPKTYFYYGENECLYAFAEEFKKAMEKYKAPYEIIVGKGMCHCYPLARFFREGRQAQDEIIELLKQ